The nucleotide window CGTTTGCAACGACATACGGAGCATCGAATCGGTGTAAGGGTGCGCTGGTTCAGATAAAATGTTGTGGGCGGGCCCGGTTTCCATTAACTGTCCGCAATAAAGCAGGGTTAAGCGTTTGGTCTCAGGTAAAATAGAGCCAACATCCTGCGAAATCAATACAACAGACATTTTTTGGCTAACGGCCAGCCGTGCCAGCAAACGATGGATCTGTAGACGGGTTGAAGGCTCCATTGCAGTAGTTGGCTCGTCGGCAATAAGGAGTCTGGGACGGTGAGCAATGGCTATAGCAATACTCACTTTCTGCGCTATGCCCTGAGACAATTCAAAAGGGTAGCTTTCCATTATAGACTCGTGGTCGCGAATACCCACTCGATGAAGCAGTCTTTTAACCCGGGTTTTACGGTCAACCCGTCGACGCATGAATGTACCGCGGACGTCCCCTTGTGGAATGGCCTCTACGATTTGCTGCTCGACGGTGCTGTTAGGGTCCAGGTACGCATTAGGATCCTGAAAAATCATAGCCATATCGCGCCCGGTAATTTTCCGGCGCTGTTTAGGCGTCATTGCCAGTAAATCCTGACCGTTCCACCAAAGCCTGTCAGCGGTAACCTGCCAGTTGGGGTTTATAAAGCCCATAATGGCTTTTGCCAGCAAACTTTTCCCCGACCCGGATTCGCCCACAATACTGTGAATTTCTCCCTCAGTAAGCTGCAGATTAACTTTATCAAGTACCCGGACGATGCCGTGCGCTGTTTGCATTTCTACTGTCAGATTGCGTATATCGAGTAACTGCATTAGCTGTTAACCCTTTCTTTTAAAGCACGCCGCAGGCTGTCTCCGACAATGTTAATAGCCATAATGGTAATAAACAACGTTACGCCCGGTAGCACCATGGACCAGGGCGATAAATAAACCTCGTCCAGACTGCGTGCCAGCATACTGCCCCATTCAGGGGTTGGTGCCTGAATACCCAGCCCAAGAAAGCTGAGAGCGGCAATATCCATAATAGCAACGGAAAGCGATACCGTAAGCTGCATGACCAATGTGGGGGTCACGTTAGGTAATATCACCCGGTAAAGCAAGTAGGCTTTGGAGCAACCATTGAGTCGCGACGCGGTAACGTAATCTTTATGCCACTCTTCGTGCACCGCATTACGGGTAACGAAGATAAACTGCGGAATTAACGAAAGCGTTATAGCAAAGGCTACGTTATTAAAACCGGTACCGAGAATCGCAATAATGATAAGTGCCATCAAGAAGGAAGGTATGGACAGCAAAGTATCAAAAAGCCGCGATAAGCTTTGGTATTTTATCGTTCGGTCAATACCAGCAAGAGCCCCTATGCTCATGCCAATTAGTGAGGATACTGCAACCATAAGTATCGGTAGTCCCAGACTGTATAACCCACCAATTAATAGTCGCGATAGCATGTCCCGACCTAAATCGTCGGTGCCAAATAAATAATTCATATTGCCGCTTTCAACCCATGAAGGGGGAAGTGCAATGGCATCAGAGAATTGGGCTGACGTATTAAAGGGTGCGAGCAAGGGGGACAGCAATACGACCAATATCATTGCCAGCAGAACATACAAGGCTGCCATGGAGAGAAACCTTGAGCGGAAGCTCTTCCAGACTAGCTTAAGTGGCGATGGGGTTTCATCGTGATGATACAGATTAACGTGTGGCATATTGTTCGTGCCTCACTATTGGGAATCGCCAGCCATGGTATAGCTCGACCAGTAGGTTAAAGAACAAAATAACGAAAGCGAACATTAATACAGCTGCCTGAATAATA belongs to Idiomarina sp. PL1-037 and includes:
- a CDS encoding oligopeptide/dipeptide ABC transporter ATP-binding protein, whose product is MQLLDIRNLTVEMQTAHGIVRVLDKVNLQLTEGEIHSIVGESGSGKSLLAKAIMGFINPNWQVTADRLWWNGQDLLAMTPKQRRKITGRDMAMIFQDPNAYLDPNSTVEQQIVEAIPQGDVRGTFMRRRVDRKTRVKRLLHRVGIRDHESIMESYPFELSQGIAQKVSIAIAIAHRPRLLIADEPTTAMEPSTRLQIHRLLARLAVSQKMSVVLISQDVGSILPETKRLTLLYCGQLMETGPAHNILSEPAHPYTDSMLRMSLQTQQELPHKARLPTLPGSIPTLRHMPIGCRLGPRCPYAQKTCVKAPRATHHGQRVYHCHFPLLDSSS
- a CDS encoding ABC transporter permease subunit, producing MPHVNLYHHDETPSPLKLVWKSFRSRFLSMAALYVLLAMILVVLLSPLLAPFNTSAQFSDAIALPPSWVESGNMNYLFGTDDLGRDMLSRLLIGGLYSLGLPILMVAVSSLIGMSIGALAGIDRTIKYQSLSRLFDTLLSIPSFLMALIIIAILGTGFNNVAFAITLSLIPQFIFVTRNAVHEEWHKDYVTASRLNGCSKAYLLYRVILPNVTPTLVMQLTVSLSVAIMDIAALSFLGLGIQAPTPEWGSMLARSLDEVYLSPWSMVLPGVTLFITIMAINIVGDSLRRALKERVNS